The Rissa tridactyla isolate bRisTri1 chromosome 24, bRisTri1.patW.cur.20221130, whole genome shotgun sequence genome has a window encoding:
- the LOC128901293 gene encoding uncharacterized protein LOC128901293, whose amino-acid sequence MSRRGCPAGGRRAPRQSTMEMEEIFLQLCEEVARLQDLCTKQGQLLQKLTARKGPVLDIPVSLPIQCTEDMVTEEGERPLDSHQKCSEAPVSATSNLEGSAHPLVQPHAAGMLPGFDGKYSPSAVNGSVFGVGTGGAALALAFGSNKAERSERVDINMWLKTCRMLPTVKAPKEEVRACCRPQEFAAPNPVVGDSFLTLLDLYEAPEALQREDDPRESVPPAEANVPVEIRGPMKMSWTPGWMLEDGTLGQGAVLASEDAQACDICQEIFPLDAVGQADYLKHVLAHMK is encoded by the exons ATGTCGCGCCGCGGCTGCCCAGCCGGGGGAAGGAGGGCCCCCCGCCAGA GCACGATGGAGATGGAAGAAATATTCCTCCAGCTCTGTGAGGAGGTCGCCAGACTGCAGGATTTGTGCACCAAGCAGGGCCAGCTCCTCCAGAAGCTGACGGCCAGGAAGGGACCCGTCCTCG ATATCCCTGTGTCGCTGCCGATCCAGTGCACGGAGGATATGGTCACAGAGGAAGGCGAAAGGCCACTGGACAGCCACCAGAAATGCTCTGAGGCCCCAGTATCTGCCACCTCCAACCTGGAGGGCTCTGCTCATCCCCTGGTGCAGCCGCACGCTGCTGGCATGTTGCCTGGCTTCGATGGCAAGTACTCACCAAGCGCCGTGAATGGCAGCGTCTTCGGCGTTGGAACTGGAGGAGCAGCTCTTGCCCTAGCTTTTGGCAGCAACAAGGCGGAGAGGAGCGAGAGGGTGGATATAAACATGTGGCTGAAAACCTGTAGGATGCTTCCAACTGTGAAAGCCCCCAAAGAAGAAGTGAGAGCTTGCTGCAGGCCGCAGGAGTTTGCGGCACCAAACCCAGTTGTCGGGGACTCCTTCCTGACTCTTCTGGACCTTTATGAAGCCCCAGAAGCCCTTCAGAGGGAAGATGATCCCAGGGAAAGCGTTCCGCCTGCTGAGGCTAACGTCCCGGTAGAGATCCGAGGACCCATGAAG ATGTCCTGGACGCCGGGCTGGATGCTGGAGGACGGTACGCTCGGGCAAGGCGCCGTCCTCGCCTCCGAGGATGCTCAGGCTTGTGACATTTGCCAGGAGATTTTCCCATTGGACGCCGTGGGCCAAGCAGACTATTTAAAGCACGTCTTAGCCCATATGAAGTAG